The stretch of DNA TGTTGCCCGCCAGAGGATCTAGAATCTGCTCGACAACCTTTTGCGGCTTGGAGTCATTGACCTCACGCGCAGTGCGGATGAGGCGCGCGTTTTCGGGATCGGCAGCCACAATGAACCATGGGTCCACAGCAATGCAGTGTCCGCCCACACCAGGGCCCGGTTGCAGGATGTTCACACGGGGATGGTGGTTGGCAAGCTCAATCAATTCCCAGACGTCCACACCCAGGTTCTTGCTGACAACGGAAAGTTCGTTGGCAAAAGCGATATTGACGTCACGGTAAGCGTTCTCAACAAGCTTNGAAAGCTCAGCCGTGGTTGCATCCGTTTCGAGGATGTCACCCAGGCAAAACACCTTGTAGATTGCCGTGGCGGCAGCGGCAGCGCCNGGNTTCAACCCACCGACAATTCTGTCGTTGGTTACGAGCTCAATCATGACCCGACCGGGGAGGACCCGTTCTGGGCAGTGGGCGAACAGGATCACCGGACGTCCGTCTGAACCGTCAAGGCTCAGGTCTGGACGTGCTTCAAGGACCACCTGTGCCATGTGCGCTGTAGTCTGGGGCGGCGACGTGGACTCAAGGATAATGAGTTCGCCTCCACGCAGCTGCGGTGCGATGGCCCGGGCGGCATCCTCAATGTAGCTGAGATCCGCAGACTTGTCCGCCAGGAATGGTGTAGGTACAGCAACAATGAAGGCATCCGCCTGAGGAGTTTCCTTCTGTGCGCGGAGGAATCCCTGCGCCACCGCACCAGCCACGTTGGTGCCTAGATCGGGCTCTACGAAAGGCACCTCTCCGCGGTTGACCGCATCCACGGTGGCGGAGGAGACA from Arthrobacter polaris encodes:
- the wecC gene encoding UDP-N-acetyl-D-mannosamine dehydrogenase, with translation MNTPIFESAREAGIETVAVIGLGYIGLPTAAILAGNGVKVIGVDVSSATVDAVNRGEVPFVEPDLGTNVAGAVAQGFLRAQKETPQADAFIVAVPTPFLADKSADLSYIEDAARAIAPQLRGGELIILESTSPPQTTAHMAQVVLEARPDLSLDGSDGRPVILFAHCPERVLPGRVMIELVTNDRIVGGLXPGAAAAATAIYKVFCLGDILETDATTAELSKLVENAYRDVNIAFANELSVVSKNLGVDVWELIELANHHPRVNILQPGPGVGGHCIAVDPWFIVAADPENARLIRTAREVNDSKPQKVVEQILDPLAGNTAPTIAALGLAFKPNIDDMRESPAVDIVEKLATQRPDAKILVVTPHSKVLPRKLEGFNNIELMSAADAIAAADVVALLVDHDKFREIDISTLTGKYVVDTRGFWRT